The DNA sequence TGCTGACGGTCCGCGAGCAGAACCTGCCGCTGAAGGTCGTGGTGTTCAACAACGGCTCGCTCGGCATGATCCGGCTGGAGATGATGGTCGCCGGCTACCCGTTCTACGAGACCGACCACGGCCCCGCGGACTACGCGGCGATCGCGGCGGCGTGCGGCCTGCAGTCCGTGGCGGTCGACGACCCGGCCCAGGTCCGCCCGGCGCTGGAGCGGGCACTGGCGTCGCCGGGCCCGTTCCTGGTGGACGTCCGGACCGACCCGAACGCGCTTTCGCTGCCGCCGCACATCACGGGTGAGCAGGTCCGGGGCTTCGCGCTGGCCTCGACCCGGACGGTGCTGCACGGCGGCGTCGGCCGGATGCTGGAGCTGGCGCGGAGCAATTTGCGCAACATCCCCCGGCCCTGACGTCGGATGCCGTGAGGGGCACCCTCAGGGCTTATCTGTCCCTGAGGGTGCCCTTCACGGCATTCAGGCGTGGCGCAGGGGCGGGTTCGCCGCCTCGACGCCGAGGACCCGCGCGGCCACCCAGGCCAGGGCGTCCGCGGTGCGGGCCGGGGTGTCCGACGGCTGCATCACATGGCTCAGGACCGTGCGCACGACCACGTCGATCACCACCGTGACCTGCTCGGACGTCAGCTCCGGGCGGTAGGACAGCACCCGGTCGACCAGCATCGTCTTCGCGCCGGTCAGCAGCAGGCTCGCCCGGGTGGTCAGCAGGGGCAGCAGCTCGGTGTCCGTGCCGTGGGTCGCCGAGGCGATCGCGCGCAGCAGGATGTTGTCGTCGGCCAGCTCGAGGACCGCGCGGACGGCGTCGTACATCGCCTCGACGAGGTCGTCCGGGTGCCGCTCGAACGCCGCCGAGACGACCGAGAGGAACCGGTCGAGCTCGTGCGCCACCATGGCCTCGGCCAGCGCCGGCTTGGAGCCGATCTCGTTGTAGACGGTCTGGCGGCTGACGCCGACCAGCTCGGCCAGCCGCGCCATCGTGACCGCCGACCAGCCCGACCGCGCCGTCAGCTCGATCGCCGCGATGATGATCGGCCGCCGGTGCTGACCACCCTCGGGCGGCGCCAGTGCCCCGCTCATGATCGTCATTCTAGGCCGCGCCCGCGAAGGCCAGCGCCTCGGACCACGGCGCCCGCGCGGCGATCCGCCTGCGGTATTTCATGATCTCGCGGGGCCGGTCGACCGTCAGCGCGCCGGCGAGCCGGTCACCGCGCCGGTAGAGCGTCGTAGCCCCGCGGACGACGACCTCGTCCGCGCGCGGCGTCCCGACGAACTGGATGCGGTGGCCGTACCAGTCGGACCAGAAGTACGGCACGGGTTCCAGGGCGCGCGCCGACGCCGGGTCGAGCGCGTGGCGGGCGGCGGCCGCGCCCTGCTCGGCCGCGTTCGTCCAGTGCTCCAGGCGCATCGGCTCGCCGTCGAAGAGCGGGTTCGGCACGTGCGCGACGTCGCCGGCCGCGTAGACGCCGGGCGCTCCGGCGGCGAGCGTCGCGTCGCACACCACGCCGCGGTCACGCTCGTGCAGCGCGAGGCCACTGCCCTCGAGCCAGCCGGTGGCCGGGACGGCGCCGATGCCCGCGACGACGAGGTCCGCGGGCAGGACTTCGCCGGTGGCCAGCCGGACGCCGTCGCCGACTCCGGTGACTTCGGTGACTTCGGTGACTTCGGTGACTTCGGTGGCGAGCCGCAGGTCGGTGCCCGCCGCGAGGTGCAGCTCGGCCAGCGCCGCACCGGCTTCCTCGCCGACCGCGCGGGCGAGCGGGACCGCCTGGGCTTCCACGATCGTCACCGGCAGGCCGCGCTTCCGGGCCGCCGACGCGACTTCGGAGCCGATGAACCCGGCGCCGATCACGACGGTCCGCGCGCCGTGGTCCAGCGCCGTGCGCACCGCGACGGCGTCTTCGGCGGTCCGCAGCGTGCGGGCTCCCGGGAGCCCGCGGGCGGCCGCGCCGGTGGCGATGACCAGGGCGTCGTACCGGATCGCGGTGCCGCCGGCCGTCACCTCGCGGGCCGCTGTGTCGAGGCTTTCGGCCGCAGCGCCCAGCATCAGCTGGACGCCGAGTTCGTCCCGCAGTACGGCTTCGGGGTGGAACGGCGCGACCTCGCCCGGGCCGTCGACGTCGAGGAACGCCTTGGACAGCGGCGGCCGGTCGTAGGGCAGGCGGTCCTCGGCGCCGATCAGCACGATCCGGCCGCGGTAACCGGTGCGGCGCGCGGACTCGACCGCGCGCAGCCCGGCCAGCGACGCGCCGGCGACGACGAACGTCATGTCAGTTTCAGGGCCAGCACGGGACAGGCGTCGACGGCGGCGGCGACGTCCTGGCGGTGGTCCTCGCCGGGCCGCTCGTCGAGGACGACGACGGTGCCGTCGTCCCCCACCTCGAAGAAGTCGGGCGCCATCGCCTCGCACATGCCGAGGCCGTCGCACTTGCCGCGGTCCGCTTCGATCCGCATCACGCGCCCACCCGTCCCGGCGCGACGAAGTCGACCTTCTCGCGCACGCCGCAGTCGGGGCAGCACCAGGAGTCCGGGATCGCCGACCAGGGCGTGCCCGCCGGGAAGCCTTCGCGCGGGTCGCCGAGCTGCTCGTCGTAGACGTACCCGCAGCCCGGGCACATGCCGCCTTCGGTGGCGTCGCCGCGGGTGTCCTGGAGCGGGTGCTCCGCCGTGACGCGGGTGCCGTACCGCGCGAGGATCCTGTCCCGTTTGGACGGTTGGAGGTTGGCGCGGGAGAGGTCGCCGTCGAAGTGGCCGAGCACGCGCGGGTCCATCACGCGGCGCCACACCGGCGGGACCAGCGCCAGCACGATCATCCCGGCGTAGCCGGTGGGCAGCACCGGCGACTCGGCGAAGTCCCGCAGGGTCTGGTAGCGCCGGGTCGGGTTGGCGTGGTGGTCGCTGTGGCGCTGCAGGTGGTAGAGCAGGACGTTGGTGGCGATGTTGTTGGAGTTCCAGCTGTGGCTGGGATCCACGCGCTCGTACCGGCGGCGGCCGGGCGCGCCGACCCGCTGGCGCAGCATGCCGTAGTGCTCCATGTAGTTGACGACTTCGAGCAGCGAGAAGCCGATCACGGCCTGGATGATCAGGTAGGGCAGGATGCCGATGCCGAGCCACACGATCATCGCGGCCCACAGGACGGCCGACATCAGCCAGGCGTTGAGGACGTCGTTGCCGATCCGGAACGGGTGCTTGTCCCGCCGGGCGTAGCGCTTGCGCTCCAGCCGCCACGCGGATTTCAGCGAGCCGAAGACGGTGCGCGGCCAGAAACGGTAGAAGCTTTCGCCGACGCGGCTGCTGGCCGGGTCCTCCGGCGTCGCGACCCGGACGTGGTGGCCGCGGTTGTGCTCGATGTAGAAGTGGCCGTAGAAGCTCTGCGCCAGCGCGATCTTCGACAGCCAGCGCTCGTGGCTCTCCTTCTTGTGGCCCAGCTCGTGCGCGGTGTTGATGCCGATCCCGCCGATGCAGCCGATCGAGATCGCCAGGCCGACCTTGTCCACAATGGACAGGTCACCGCGGGCGACGAGCCAGAACGCGGCCACGAAGCCGACGTACTGGATGGGCAGGAAGGCGAAGGTGATCCAGCGGTAGTAGCGGTCCTTCTCCAGCCGTTCGAGCACGTCGTCCGGTGGGTTGCTGCGATCGAGCCCGGCGGCCAGGTCGATGAGCGGCACGACGACGAGGATCACGATCGGCCCGATCCAGAACCAGACCCCCCAGCCGGTGGCGGCGTGCAGCCCGATGGCGAGGAACGCGAGCGACGGCACCACCAGCCCGATCAGCCACAGGTACCGCTTGCGATCGCGCCACAGCTCGGTCGAACCGGCGGGCACGGTCCCGGTCACTTCGCTCATCACACCCTCCTCCGTTGGCTGGTTTACAAAACCATAGAGTATGTATAGTTCGATTGACAAGAGCAGTCTGAATGTCAATCTGACGGCGGATCCGGCCAGGTCAAGCGGCCCGAACGGCCCGAAAGGTCACTCGTCAACGGCGGTGCCGTCCGGGATTTCGGAGCTCGGGTGAGCACAGTCGGACGAACCGGTCATCGTGCCGAACTTCCGGGGCAGGCAAGCTCTCGACGCCCGGCTTTCCGGGCATGACGCCGGACTTTTCGTGCAGGGCGCCGATCCCGACCGCCCCCATCCCCTCCTGAACGGCCGGGTCGTCGCGCAACTGCCGCGGCCGGGGTGCGGCTGGCGCGCTGGGGCACCGTCACGGCCCGGATCACCGGCGGCGGCGATCCCGCCGGGGTCCGCGAGCCACGCCGGCCGCTGCCGGTCCGCCGGGCCGACCAAGGGGAAGCGGACCGCGACGGCTGAGCCGGCGGCGACCGTCCGCCGCGCAAGTGCCGTGACATCCGGCGCGCCGACCGCCGAAGCACGAGAACCCGCTGCTGCCCACCCGCACGCGAAACCGGAGCCGTGAGCGCCGGCCGCTCCCGGTCCGCGAAGAAGAGCGCGGCACCCGGACCGGGTGAGGCAGCCGATACCGGGCCGGTTCCGCCCGGTATCCGTGGCAGACTTCCGGACGTGACGCGACCGACCGCCCGGGTGCTCGCTCTGCTGGAGATCCTTCAGGGCGGCGGGACCCGCACCGTCGCCGACCTCGCCGGGCGGCTGGGGGTGGACGAGCGCACCGTCCGCCGGTACGCCGCGCACCTGATCGACCTGGACGTCCCGGTCCGTACCGTCCGCGGCCGCTACGGCGGCTACCGGCTCGCGCCCGGGTTCCGGATGCCGCCGCTGATGCTCACCGACGAGGAGGCGCTCGCCGTGCTCCTCGGCCTGGTCGCCGGGCAGCGGGCCGGGCTGGTCACGACGTCCGCCGTCGCGACGGAGAGCGCCACCGCCAAAGTGCGCCGCGTGCTCCCCGAGGCGCTCGGGCGGAAGCTGGACGCGCTCCTCGGGACCCTCGACTTCACCTCACCCGCGCGGCCCGCGGTCGGTCCCGAGACGGCCGTGCTGCTGACGCTCGCCGAAGCCGCGCGGGACCGCCGGCCCGTCGCCGTCGCCTACACCGCGTGGGACGGGCGGCGCAGCGAGCGCACCGTGCACCCGTACGGGATCGTCGCCCACGCCGGCCGCTGGTACGTCACCGGCGAGGACTCGGCCAGCGGCGAAGTGCGCACCTTCCGGCTGGACCGGATCGCCGCGGCCACGCCCGGCGCCGGGTCGTTCGCCGTGCCCGACGGCTTCGACCCCGGCGAGCACGTCCTCTCCGGTCTCACGGAAGTGCCGCGCCGGCACGAGGTTTCGGTGCGGGTGCGCGCGTCGGCCGAGCAGGTCCGGTCGCGGCTGCCGGCCGGGATCGCCACCGTGGCGGCGATCCCGGGCGCGCCGGACTGGGTGCGGGTCCGGCTGCGGGCCGAGCGGCTGGACTGGGTCCCGTCGGTGCTCGCGGCCCTGGACCGCCCCTTCGTGATCGAGACGCCGGACGCGCTGCGTGATCGAGTTCGCACCTTCGCCCGCGGGCTCACCGCCGGCGCGGACGCCGATCCCGGTGAAATCGTCGAAGAACCCGAACGGCGGTAGCGCACACCGGGGCAGTGCCCCTGCCCGTTCTTCCCGCTACCGGGAAGACAGCCCGGACGAATTCAGTTTCACCCGTTCGGCCCAATACACGGTAGTGCGAATTGGCGCCCGGCGCCGGTACCCGCGCAAATGGCGGTAACGGCCCCGCCGCGGACGGTAAACGGTGTTCGCGCGACGCCGGACAAGGGTCCGCGGGCCGGGTCAGCTCCGCGGCGCGTCAGTGGTTCGTGGTAAAAAACGGATCCTGATCGATACCGCGGCAACACGGAGGGTGAGGCGAAGACGAGTGACGGCGGCCACAATGTCCCTTCGTCGTGTCTGCTTCCTCGACCGGGTCCCCACCTATCGCCGACCGTCACTCAGGAGTTCGTGAACCCCCGTGAAGAGCAAAGCCGACAAAGACGAGTCCGACAAGCCGTACGACAAGTCGATCCGCAAAAGGCTCACCAGGACCGTCCTCATTCCGAGTGTGACGCTCCTGGTGCTCTGGACCGCGCTGTCTTCGTACTTCTTCGTGAACGGCCTTTACGTCCGCCTGGTCGCGGCTTCGGTGCGCGAAGTGTCGATCCCCGCCGCCACCGCGCTGGCCGCGTTCCAGCAGGAGCGCCAGGTCGCCCTCCAGTACCTCGACGACCCGGGCCTGGGGCAGACCCGGCTGCAGACGCAGCAGAAAGCGACCGACGAGAAGCTCGGCGCCCTGCAGAACGCGTTCGCCGCGACGATCTCCAGCGCGCCCGACGAGATCGCGACCAAGGTCAACGCGCTCAAGAACCAGTTCGACCAGCTGCCGGTGCTGCGCTCGCAGATCGGCTTCCGCAGCATCGACCGCAGCCAGGTCAACACCTACTACAACGGGGTGCTGGACACGGCGTCGAACCTGTTCGACACCCAGTCCCGCGTGGTGCCGGACGCCGCGGCCGCGTACGGCGGCATCACCGCGACGTCGGTCTTCCGCGCCGGTGACATGATGTCGCGGGAGACGTCGCTGGTCTCGACGGCGCTCGCGTCCGGGACGTTCGCCCCCGACGACTTCGTCCAGTTCACCCAGCTGTCCGGGTACTACAAGACGCAGCTGGCGCAGATCGCGCCGTTCCTCGACCCGGCTGTGCGCGCCAAGTACCAGACGCTGACCACCGGCGGGGCCTGGAAGCAGCTGGCCGGCGCCGAGGACGCGATCGTCAAGCACGGCCCGTGGTCCGCCGGCGACCGGGACGGCCCGCCCGTCGGCGGGGCCGACTGGCAGAGCGCGACGAGCCAGGTCGCCCAAGTCCTCAACGACATGGCCATCGACCAGGCCGACAAGGTTTCCGCGGCGGCGATCGACTCCGGTGACGCCCAGCTGCGCAACGCGATCGTCGGCAGTGTGGTGGCCCTGCTCGCCTCGCTCGCCGCGATCATCGTCGCGATCCGGGTGTCCCGCTCGCTCGTCGACCGCGCGCTGATGACGCGGCTCGCGCGGCTGCGCAACGACTCCCTCGACCTCGCCCGCAACCGGCTGCCGAACATCGTGGACCGGCTCAAGAACGGCGAATCCGTCGACCTGAACGAAGAGCTCCCCCAGCTCGACCACGGCCGGGACGAGATCGGGCAGGTGGCCGAGGCCTTCAACGTCGCCCAGCTGACCGCCGTCAACGCGGCGGCGAGCGAGGCGAAGGCCCGCAGCGGCGTGCACAACGTGTTCCTCGGCATCGCCCACCGCAACCAGGTCCTGGTGCACCAGCAGCTGCAGATCCTGGACGAGATGGAGGCCCGCGAGGAGAACTCGACCCAGCTGGCGTCGCTGTTCCAGCTCGACCACCTCGCCGCGCGCGCCCGCCGGACCACCGAGAACCTGATCATCCTCGGCGGCAAGCAGCCGGGCCGCCGCTGGCGCAAGCCGGTGGCGCTGATGGAGGTCCTGCGCGCGGCGGTGTCGGAAACCGAGCAGTACGCGCGGGTCCAGGTCGAGCAGGTCGCCGACGTCGCCATCACCGGCACCGCGGTGGCCGACACGATCCACCTGATCGCCGAGCTGGTCGACAACGCGACGACGTTCTCCCCGCCCGGTTCCCCGGTCGAGGTGACCAGCCGCCTGGTCGCCCGCGGCGTCGTGGTCGACGTTTCGGACCAGGGTCTGGGCATGAAGGAGGGCGTCCGCCAGTGGGCAAACGAGATGATGGCCGAGGCGCCCGAGTTCGACGCGATGGCGCTGCGGGCCGACTCCAGCCTCGGCCTGTTCGTGGTCGCGCGGCTGGCGGCCAAGCTCGGGATGACCGTCACCTTCGACCCGTCCCGCTACGGCGGCCTCCGCGCCACCGTCCTCGTCCCGACCCAGCACCTGGCCGGTGAGCAGCTCCCGGGCCAGGTCGAGGCCGAGTTCGTCGCACCGGAGGACACCGCGATCCTCGCCCCGGTGGGCGGTCCCGCGCCGCAGGCCCCGGAAGGGGCTCCGGAAAAGGCTCAGGAAAGCGCGCTCCGTTCGATGGACATGCCCAGCTCGTTCACCGGTCAGATCCCGATGAAGCGGGACGTCAAGCCGCGGCCGTACCCGGTGCGGGCCCCGCTCGACCCGCGGCCGCCCGCCGCCCCGCCGGCCGCCCTGGAGGAGCGGCTCGCCGCCCGCCCGGCGGAACCGCCGCAGGAACGGGGCGACGACCGGCCGCGGCTGCCGCGCCGGGAGCCGCAGCAGAACCTCGTCGCCCAGCTGGAGAACGAGCCGGAGGAGGACGTCACCCCCGACGTGGCTCCCGGCGAGGGCACCGCGCGCACGCTCGCGGCCTTCCACAAGGGCACCCGACGAGGCCGCGACGGCGCCGAAGACTCGTAACCCGCGTCACCCCCGAACGTCCACATAGGAAAGTCGTCACCACAGGAAAGTCAAGGTCTCTGGAGCATGAACGAGTACGGGAACGCGAAGCCCGATCTCAACTGGCTGCTCGACGACGTCGTGAGCCGCGTCGTCGGCGCGCAGAACGCCATCGTGCTGTCCGCCGACGGGTTGCTGATCGGCAAATCGGCCGGCATGAGCAAGGACGACTCGGACCAGCTGTCCGCCATCGCCTCGAGCCTGCAGAGCCTCGCCAAGGGCGTGAGCAAGCAGTTCAACCGGGGGCCGGTGCTGCAGAACATGATCGAGATGGAGCGCGGCTACCTGTTCGTCTCCGCGGCCGGCCTGGGCGCGTGCCTGGCCGTGCTGGCGGCGGACAGCGTCGACGTCGAGATGATCGCCTACGAGATGAACCGGTTGGTCAAGCGCGTCGGGGACTACCTGGCGTCCGCGCCGCGCGACGCGGCACGCGTACTACGGGAGGCCACATGAGCGCGGACGACGGCTGGTACGACGAGGCCGCGGGGCCACTGGTGCGGCCCTACACGATCACCAGCGGCCGGACGCCGGGCGAGAGCGCGCGGCTCGACCTCTCCACCCAGGTGATGACCCTGCGGTCGGAGCAGGAGCCGGTGGGGCTGGGCCCGGAGCACCTGGCGATCGTGCAGCTCTGCCGCAACCCGGTGTCCGTCGCCGAGATCGCGGTCTACGTGAAGATCCCGCTGGGGGTCGTCCGGGTGCTGTGCGGCGACCTGATCGAACGCGGCCTCGTCATCACGCGGTCCCCCACCCACAATCCGGCCATGGCGCCGGACCTCGAAACTCTCCAGGCGGTTCTCGATGGTCTCATCAAGTACTGACGGCTCCGGCGCGGACCTGGTCCCGACCCCGGTCAAGATCATCATCGCCGGCGGGTTCGGCGCGGGGAAGACCACGATGGTCGGCTCGGTGAGCGAGATCCCGCCGCTGACGACCGAAGAGGTGCTGACCGAGGCCAGCGCCGGCATCGACGACCTGTCCGGCGTGGAGCGCAAGAACACGACGACGGTCGCGCTCGACTTCGGCCGGATCACCATCTCGCCGCGGCACGTGCTGTACCTGTTCGGCACGCCCGGGCAGGCACGCTTCTGGTTCATGTGGGACGACCTGGCCCGCGGCGCGATCGGCACCATCGTGCTGATCGACACCCGGCGGCTGGAGACCAGTTTCGCCGCCATCGACTTCTTCGAACGCCGGAAGATCCCGTTCGTCGTCGCGGTGAACTGTTTCGACAACGCGCCGCGGTATACGCCGGACGAAATCCGGGAAGCGTTGGTCATTCCCGACCGAGTGCCCATCGTCATGTGTGACGCACGCGACCGCGATTCCAGCAAACTGGCCCTGATTCGCCTGGTCAAACACGCGATGACCGTGATACCGGCGACGGTCTGATGTCTTGATCCTGTCCGGTCGGAACAGTCCGGTTCCCCTGCGTGGCCAGGGGGAACATCGGCAAACCCACATGGCGCAATTGGTTGGACCACCCGGGTAGAGCTTTTTAGTTGGGAATGCACCCGGCTGATAGCATCCGGTCGTGACCAGTCGATTGCCGTGGTTTCCCGAATATATAAGGGAAAACTATCCCGCACGGGGCCGGCTGTTCGGAGATTTCCTGGGTGGTCTCTGGGCGACGGCGTGCGACGCGCTCGAGGTCCCGGTCGACCAGGCCGTGCGGACCACCCGGATGCTGCGCGGATTGCTCCCTTCGTGGAGCGGCGACGTGATCGGCCCGAAGCCCGCCCGACCGTCCTACGTGGCCGGCGACGGGTTCCCGGCCGAGCTGTCGGTCAACTGGTCCGGGGACCACCCGGAGCTGCGGGTGCTGTTCGACACCCTCGGCGAGGACGACGCGGATTCCCCTGTGGACACCGGGGAAACGCGGTACTGGGGACGGATCCACGAGCTCTTCACGACCCGCGCCGGCCGGCCGTCGACGGCGCCGTTGTGGCACTCGGTCGCCTGGCGGCCGCCGGCGCGGATCGTCCACAAGTCCTACTTCGGCCTCTACGAGTGGCCGCTGTCACACCGCTACGCGGCGGTCGGCGAAGCCATGGACCGGCTGGGCCTGACCGCCGCGTGGGACGACGCGCGCCGCCGGGTGGAGATACCCGGCGGTGAGCGGGAGATCGAGTTCTTCGCCGTGGACGTCGCCGACGGCGCCGACGCGCGCGTGAAGATCTACTACCGCAACCACGACGCCGACCTCGCCGAGGTGAACCGCGTCGCGGCCGCGGCCCGGCGTCACGACGCCGAAAGCGCTCTCTCCGCCTACCGGACGTTGACCGGGGGCCGGGAAAGCGCCGGGGACGCCGCGCTGAGCTGCCTGGCGTTCCGGTCCGGGCTGGACCGCGCCGCCGAGTCCACGACCTACCTCCGCCTCCCCTCGCTCACCGGCGGCGACGCCGAAGCCGTCGACCGCACGGCCGAGCTGCTGCGCGGCGAAGGCGTCGACCCCGGCCGGTTCCGCGCGCTCGCCGCCGCCCTGGCCCCCGGGCCGCTGGCGGCGAGCCGGGGCCTGCTCGAACTGGTCAGCCACCGCGCCGCGGGCCGGCGCGGCGACGTCACCACGTACTTCCGGTTCCCCGTTTTCGACCAGACGCTCGCGACTGTTGATCTTGCGTAGCGTCCCCGGAAAGATGATCACCCGCAGCACCGACGGAAGGAGCCGACCATGACCCAGCAGGACGTCGAGCGCATCGCCCGCTACAACGAAGAGCGGCAACGCGAGTACGAGTCGTCGGACCTGATCCGGCTGCTGACCGACGAAAGCACGCCGGAGAAGACCAAGAAGGCCGTGCTCACCTACCTGCAGCCGTGGTCGAACGCCTTCCAGCGGATGATCAGCGCGCGCGTCACCTTCGAGTCCGACCCGCAGCTGCGGGCGCTCGCCCTGGAGCACCAGGAGGAGGAGATCGGCCACGACAAGATCCTGGCCCGCAGCCGCGCGGACGACCGGGAGCTGGTCTGGGACCCGGTGATCGAGGCCGGCGCGTCGTGGTTCGTCGACCAGTTCGCGGTGCTGCCCGGCGTCCAGCGCGCCGTCCTCGCGCACCTCGCCCTCGAAGCCGGCAGCCTCGTCTTCAGCCAGGCGGGCACCCGGGCGTTCCCCGAGGACGAGTACTTCGAGCTGCACGACGAAGCCGACGTCGAACACCTCGAAATGGGCTACGAAGTGTTGCGGCAGCGCAGCGACTGGACCGTCGACGCGCTCGTGAAGGTGCTGGACCGGGCCTGGCAGGTCATCGGCGTCGTCTCGAACCGCATCGCCGAGTGCGCCCGGCGCGATACCGTCGCGGCATGACCACGACCGAACCGGCCACGGCGGCCCGCGCCGTCGCCGTCGAAGCCGCGCAGACGTACCGGGAAGCCTTCGGCGAGCGCCTCGTCGCCGCCTACCTCCTGGGCAGTCTCTCCTACGGCGGCTACTCCCCGGCCGTCAGCGACATCGACCTCGCCGTCGTCCTCGCCGACCGCCAGGACGACGACCCGGCCACGTTCGAAGCCCTGGGCGAGTCGCTCCGGGAGCGGAGTCCGTTGCACCGCAAGCTGTCCGTGTTCTGGGGGTCGCTGCCGGCCCTGAGCCGCGGCGAGCAGGACGGGCGCTTCCCGGCGATCGACCGGCTCGAACTGGCCGAGCACGCGACGCTCCTGTTCGGCGAGGAGATCACCGCGAAGGTGGCCCGGCCGGACCGCGGGGAACTCCTGCTGGAGAGCGCGCGGTTCGCCGTCGGCGTCCTGGCGACCGACGAGGTGACCGCGGAGTTCCACCGGCCGAAGCGGCTGCTGGCCGACCCCGTGTGGTTCACGAAGGCCGTGTTCTTCCCGCTCCGCTTCGGTTACACGGGCACGACGGGCACCGGCCGCGCGGCGACCAACGACGAAGCCATCTCGTGGTACCTCGGCCGTCCCGACGCCTCGGCGGCGTCCCTGGTCCGGCTGGCGCGGCAGATCCGCGAAGGACGGCCGCTGAACCCCGCCGAGGCCGAGCCGGAGCTGCGCGCCCACCTGCGGCCGCTCTACCTCCAGTACGTCGAGGAGGAAACGCGGCGCCTGCGGGAGGCCGGTGCCCCCGAAGACCTCGTCGCGGCATTCACCTCCTGGCACGGACGCCTGGCCTGACGGATCCGGCCGGCCGCCGGGACCTGCCCCCGAACAGGTCCCGGCAGTCTCGGGGTGCCCTCAGGTGCGGTACCGCGGGTTGGTGGCGTGCCACTCGTAGCCGCCGCCCATCCAGGCCCGCAGCCCCCTCAGGAACCGGTGCAGTTCCGGTGAGGGCACCGCGAGCAGTTCCCGGTGCCCCTCTTCGAACTCGCGCACGAGCTTGTTGTGCAGCTCCACGGTGACCTCGGTGGCCTCCTCGAGTGAACAGTCCCGGTCGGCCGCGACCTGCAGGACCATGTTGCACACCGGGTTTTCGTCGGCGGCGTCCTTCGCCACCGAGTACAGGTCGTTGACCAGGACGCAGGCCGTGCCGGCGCGCATCATCGCCCGCCGCACCCGCGGGTCGTAGTACAGCGCGGCGGGCAGCTCGTAGCCGCCGACCGGGTCGCAGAGCGTCATCGACGTGTAGAAGCTGTCGTGCTGGCGCGCCGCGAGGTACTCCCACGCCGGCGGGTAGGCCTCGGTGTAGCGCCACGCCGCGTACGCGTCCCAGCTGACGAACATCGAGAACGTCGCGTAGCAGACGCGCTGCACCTGCGTCGGCGTGCCGTGGCGGCCCAGGTGCCCGACCGCGGAGTTCAGCCCGACCAGGATCGGGTCGGCCCGCAGCGCCTCGTCGAGCGCGTCGGTGAACTCGCCCGCCGGGGCGACCGGGTCCATCGCCGCCATCACCAGCGCCAGCCGCGGCGGGAGCTCGGTCGGGGACGCGCCGAG is a window from the Amycolatopsis sp. NBC_00355 genome containing:
- a CDS encoding nucleotidyltransferase domain-containing protein; protein product: MTTTEPATAARAVAVEAAQTYREAFGERLVAAYLLGSLSYGGYSPAVSDIDLAVVLADRQDDDPATFEALGESLRERSPLHRKLSVFWGSLPALSRGEQDGRFPAIDRLELAEHATLLFGEEITAKVARPDRGELLLESARFAVGVLATDEVTAEFHRPKRLLADPVWFTKAVFFPLRFGYTGTTGTGRAATNDEAISWYLGRPDASAASLVRLARQIREGRPLNPAEAEPELRAHLRPLYLQYVEEETRRLREAGAPEDLVAAFTSWHGRLA
- a CDS encoding GTP-binding protein, with translation MVSSSTDGSGADLVPTPVKIIIAGGFGAGKTTMVGSVSEIPPLTTEEVLTEASAGIDDLSGVERKNTTTVALDFGRITISPRHVLYLFGTPGQARFWFMWDDLARGAIGTIVLIDTRRLETSFAAIDFFERRKIPFVVAVNCFDNAPRYTPDEIREALVIPDRVPIVMCDARDRDSSKLALIRLVKHAMTVIPATV
- a CDS encoding DUF742 domain-containing protein, encoding MSADDGWYDEAAGPLVRPYTITSGRTPGESARLDLSTQVMTLRSEQEPVGLGPEHLAIVQLCRNPVSVAEIAVYVKIPLGVVRVLCGDLIERGLVITRSPTHNPAMAPDLETLQAVLDGLIKY
- a CDS encoding family 2 encapsulin nanocompartment cargo protein terpene cyclase; the encoded protein is MTAPECPLWIPADAFAFSAGPSGIGTSAARLSAALAHDPAYVEREWGAGTASPLYVPVVERVDEPLAEEVDRRLVAWAVECGFTGEGLEQIAKAGFGRLAMLAHPDSTDPDLLLIAAQHNAVWWAADDYYADDSALGASPTELPPRLALVMAAMDPVAPAGEFTDALDEALRADPILVGLNSAVGHLGRHGTPTQVQRVCYATFSMFVSWDAYAAWRYTEAYPPAWEYLAARQHDSFYTSMTLCDPVGGYELPAALYYDPRVRRAMMRAGTACVLVNDLYSVAKDAADENPVCNMVLQVAADRDCSLEEATEVTVELHNKLVREFEEGHRELLAVPSPELHRFLRGLRAWMGGGYEWHATNPRYRT